The Rahnella aquatilis CIP 78.65 = ATCC 33071 genomic sequence CAACCGGTAATTATCCCGGCAAAGCGCGCAACGCTCAGCAACTTCGTGCGGACTTAGAACTGGCGATCTCCATGATCCCCGGTCCTAACCGGCTGAATCTGCATGCGATCTATCTGGAGTCCGATAAGCCCGTTGCCCGTAACGAAATCGAACCTAAGCACTTCACCGGCTGGGTTGACTGGGCGAAGAAAAACAAGCTGGGTCTGGATTTCAACCCGTCTTGTTTCTCACACCCGATGAGCGCAGACGGCTTCACACTGTCACACGCGAACCCGGAAATCCGCCAGTTCTGGATTGAACATTGTCAGGCCAGCCGCCGTGTCTCCGCCTCATTTGGCCGCGCGCTGGGCACGCCGTCAGTGATGAATATCTGGGTGCCGGACGGCATGAAAGACATCACCGTAGACCGTCTGGCACCGCGCCAGCGCCTGATGAGCGCCCTCGATGAAGTGATTTCTGAGAAGTTTGATATCACCGAACACATCGATGCCGTTGAAAGCAAACTGTTCGGCATCGGTTCTGAAAGCTACACCGTCGGCTCAAACGAATTCTATCTCGGTTATGCTGCCAGCCGCGGCACCGCCCTGTGCCTCGATGCTGGTCACTTCCACCCGACCGAAGTGATCTCCGACAAAATCTCTGCTGCGATGCTGTATGTGCCGCGCCTGCTGCTGCACGTCAGCCGTCCGGTACGCTGGGACAGTGACCACGTGGTTCTGCTGGACGACGAAACGCAGGCCATCGCCAGTGAAATCGTTCGCCATGACCTGTTCAACCGCGTGCATATCGGTCTGGACTTCTTTGATGCCTCGATCAACCGCATCGCTGCCTGGGTTATCGGCACCCGCAATATGAAAAAAGCCCTGCTGAAAGCCCTGCTCGAACCGACCGATTTACTGAAAAAACTGGAAGCCGAAGGCGATTACACCGCACGTCTGGCTTTGCTGGAAGAGCAAAAATCCCTGCCATGGCAGGCCGTGTGGGACATGTATTGTCAGCGTCACGATGTACCGGTTGGCGGTCAGTGGCTGGATACCGTCCGTCATTATGAAACCAGCGTGCTGGCAAAACGTTAATTGCCGCTGAACACAACAGAAACGCATTCACCTTATTCGCAGGAAAGAACCGATGAAAACATTATTTAGCTCGTGGTTTGTGCAAGGCATGGTCAAAGCGACCACCGATATGTGGCTGAAAGGCTGGGATGAGCGCAACGGCGGCAACGTCAGCATGCGCCTGTTACCGGAAGACGTCGCACCTTATAAAAATGACTTTTACGCGCAGCCACGCCAGGTTGAACTGACTCAGCATGCGCCGGATCTGGCCAACGAATACTTCATCGTGACCGGTTCCGGTAAGTTTTTCCGCAACGTGCAATTAGCCCCGTCAGAAGCGCTGACCGTTATTCAGCTTGATGACAAAGGCGCCAGCTACAAAATTCTGTGGGGCCTGACCGCAGGCGGCTTACCCACCTCGGAACTGGCTTCACATCTGCAATCTCATGCTGTGCGTAAACGTGTCACCAACGGACAGGATCGCGTGATCATGCACTGCCATGCGACCAACCTGATCGCGCTGACTTACGTACTTGAGCTCGACAGCGCCAAGATCACCCGCAAACTGTGGGAATGCAGCACCGAATGTCTGGTGGTCTTCCCCGACGGGGTGGGGATTGTACCGTGGATGGTGCCGGGTACCGATGGTATCGGTGCAGCCACTTCCGACCGGATGCAGCATCACAGCCTGGTGCTTTGGGCGTTCCACGGTATCTTCGGTTGCGGCCCGACGCTGGATGACGCTTTTGGCCTGATCGACACCGCTGAAAAATCAGCTGAGATCCTGGTGAAAGTAATTTCCATGGGAGGGATGAAACAAACTATCCAGACCGAAGAACTGATTGCCCTTGGCAAACGTTTTGACGTCACACCTTTCGAGGCCGCGTTAAAAGCCTGATCAGGCATTTTATGCGCCTGACATCATAAATCCTGCACGGGGAACAGCGGATGTTTCCCGTAGCAGAAATGGCAAAGACCCCGGAGCGGCGCACAGCAGAACACCTATTTTACTTACTCTATAGAGGGAATTTTTATGAGTTTTATGTTGGCACTTCCTAAAATCAGCCTCCACGGTCAGGGCGCAATCGAAGATATGGTTGCGATGCTGGCGACTAAACAACACGGCAAAGCGCTTATCGTCACCGACGGCCAGTTAATCGAACTGGGTCTGCTCGACAGCTTATTCTCCGCACTCAAACAGGCCGGACTGCCTTACGCCATTTACGGCGGCGTGGTGCCGAATCCAACCTCCGCCCACGTTGATGAAGGTTTCCGTCTGTATCAGGAAAACCACTGCGATTATCTGATCGCTTTCGGTGGCGGCAGCCCGATTGATACCGCCAAGGGCATCAAAATTCTGACCGCCAATCCGGGGCCTGCCACGCTGTATTCCGGTGTCGGCAAAGTCACCAAACCGGGTGTCTTCCTGGTGGCGATTAATACCACAGCGGGCACAGCCGCAGAACTCACCAGCAATGCGGTGATCATCGACAGCCAGCGTCAGGTGAAAGAAGTGATCATCGACGCCAATCTGATCCCGGATATTGCGGTGGATGACCCGGCGGTTATGCTCAAAATCCCGGCCAGCGTCACCGCCGCGACCGGCATGGATGCGCTGACCCACGCCATCGAAGCCTACGTTTCCCTCGGGGCGCATCCGCTGACCGATCCGACCGCGCTCGCCGCGATTTCAACTATCACGCAATGGCTGCCAAAAGCCGTCGATCACGGCGATGATATCGAAGCCCGCGAGAAAATGGCGCAGGGACAATATCTGGCCGGAATGGCCTTTAACAGCGCAGGTTTGGGGCTGGTTCACGCACTGGCGCATCAGCCTGGCGCGACACATAATCTGCCGCACGGCGTCTGTAATGCCATTTTGCTGCCAGTCGTCGAAGAGTTTAACCGCGCGAGTGCACCTCACCGCTTTGCCGATATTGCCCGCGCGATGGGCGTGCATACGCAAGGTATCAGCGAAACGCAGGCCAGCATGGCGGCCATCGACGCTATCCGCAAATTATCCACCCGCGTGGGGATCCCTTCGGGTTTCAAAGAACTGGGCATTTCAGAAGCGGATATCGAAGGCTGGCTGGATAAAGCGCTGGCTGACCCGTGTGCGCCTTGCAACCCGCGCACCGCAACCCGTGAAGAAGTGCGCGAGTTGTATCTGAAAGCAATGTAGTTTCTTTGCTCCCCCACTGAAAGGGGAGAGCTAAAACAAACACGAAAACA encodes the following:
- a CDS encoding L-rhamnose isomerase gives rise to the protein MTSSIDQAWTLAKERFAQLGIDAEAAIKQLDTLPVSIHCWQGDDVAGFENPEGSLTGGIQATGNYPGKARNAQQLRADLELAISMIPGPNRLNLHAIYLESDKPVARNEIEPKHFTGWVDWAKKNKLGLDFNPSCFSHPMSADGFTLSHANPEIRQFWIEHCQASRRVSASFGRALGTPSVMNIWVPDGMKDITVDRLAPRQRLMSALDEVISEKFDITEHIDAVESKLFGIGSESYTVGSNEFYLGYAASRGTALCLDAGHFHPTEVISDKISAAMLYVPRLLLHVSRPVRWDSDHVVLLDDETQAIASEIVRHDLFNRVHIGLDFFDASINRIAAWVIGTRNMKKALLKALLEPTDLLKKLEAEGDYTARLALLEEQKSLPWQAVWDMYCQRHDVPVGGQWLDTVRHYETSVLAKR
- the rhaD gene encoding rhamnulose-1-phosphate aldolase → MKTLFSSWFVQGMVKATTDMWLKGWDERNGGNVSMRLLPEDVAPYKNDFYAQPRQVELTQHAPDLANEYFIVTGSGKFFRNVQLAPSEALTVIQLDDKGASYKILWGLTAGGLPTSELASHLQSHAVRKRVTNGQDRVIMHCHATNLIALTYVLELDSAKITRKLWECSTECLVVFPDGVGIVPWMVPGTDGIGAATSDRMQHHSLVLWAFHGIFGCGPTLDDAFGLIDTAEKSAEILVKVISMGGMKQTIQTEELIALGKRFDVTPFEAALKA
- the fucO gene encoding lactaldehyde reductase, whose product is MSFMLALPKISLHGQGAIEDMVAMLATKQHGKALIVTDGQLIELGLLDSLFSALKQAGLPYAIYGGVVPNPTSAHVDEGFRLYQENHCDYLIAFGGGSPIDTAKGIKILTANPGPATLYSGVGKVTKPGVFLVAINTTAGTAAELTSNAVIIDSQRQVKEVIIDANLIPDIAVDDPAVMLKIPASVTAATGMDALTHAIEAYVSLGAHPLTDPTALAAISTITQWLPKAVDHGDDIEAREKMAQGQYLAGMAFNSAGLGLVHALAHQPGATHNLPHGVCNAILLPVVEEFNRASAPHRFADIARAMGVHTQGISETQASMAAIDAIRKLSTRVGIPSGFKELGISEADIEGWLDKALADPCAPCNPRTATREEVRELYLKAM